The Aureispira anguillae genome contains a region encoding:
- a CDS encoding CapA family protein, protein MRTIFSILLVLVGISCIDSSDSSASIRLKPSPKGIAISSKDSIHRLKLSFVGDIMGHKSQLHSAAGTASNMKSTDMSDFNYETCFRYVKPILEAADLTIGNLELTLNDKGRYTGFPMFRSPDALATYLKDAGFDLLTTCNNHSNDNLAYGVTHTIDVLDSLGILHTGTFKNQAERDDLYPLIVEKKVDGANFKLAFLNYTYATNGVRTRKPCVVNLIEQNQIYKDIVKAKEAQPDMIIAIMHWGDEYKLEENQRQAAYARFLWENGVDVVIGAHPHVIEPIKTDTLWQEDSTQFREVLVAYSLGNFISNQYKTNTDIGLIFELELIKNSRTNQTIIGQHDYVLAWRYIQGRYNFKLKRGFDWTYAVIPVTAFENAPKKHLLMMDRQWHSMKATAQRMRKHLGRWQSKERKVTLEDLGAVLPLTPKKKRTQYKK, encoded by the coding sequence ATGAGAACGATATTTTCTATATTACTAGTATTGGTAGGGATTTCGTGCATAGATTCTAGCGATTCTTCAGCAAGTATTCGTTTGAAACCAAGCCCTAAAGGTATTGCTATAAGTTCTAAAGATAGTATTCATCGGTTAAAACTTTCTTTTGTTGGGGATATAATGGGGCATAAAAGCCAGCTCCATTCGGCAGCAGGGACGGCTTCGAATATGAAGAGTACGGATATGAGCGACTTCAATTATGAAACTTGTTTTCGCTATGTAAAACCAATTTTAGAAGCAGCCGATTTGACCATTGGAAACTTAGAGCTTACCCTTAATGATAAAGGGCGTTATACGGGGTTCCCTATGTTTCGTTCGCCAGATGCTTTGGCAACTTATCTAAAAGATGCAGGTTTCGATTTGTTGACAACCTGCAATAATCATTCTAATGATAACCTTGCTTATGGTGTGACACACACCATTGATGTTTTGGATTCTTTGGGGATCTTACATACAGGAACCTTTAAAAATCAAGCAGAACGAGATGATTTGTATCCATTAATTGTCGAAAAAAAAGTAGATGGTGCCAATTTTAAATTGGCATTTTTGAACTATACTTATGCGACCAATGGGGTGCGTACACGCAAACCTTGCGTTGTGAATTTGATTGAACAAAACCAAATTTATAAGGACATTGTAAAAGCAAAAGAAGCGCAACCCGACATGATTATTGCCATCATGCATTGGGGAGATGAGTACAAATTGGAAGAAAACCAAAGACAGGCTGCTTACGCACGGTTTTTGTGGGAAAATGGGGTAGATGTAGTCATTGGCGCACATCCTCATGTGATAGAACCCATCAAGACAGATACCTTGTGGCAAGAAGACTCAACACAGTTTAGAGAGGTTTTGGTGGCTTATTCCTTAGGGAATTTTATTTCTAATCAATACAAAACCAATACAGATATAGGGTTGATTTTTGAGTTAGAATTGATCAAAAATAGCCGAACCAATCAAACGATTATAGGGCAACACGATTACGTGTTGGCTTGGCGTTACATCCAAGGAAGGTATAATTTTAAATTAAAAAGAGGCTTTGATTGGACCTATGCTGTGATCCCTGTTACTGCTTTTGAAAATGCACCCAAAAAGCATCTATTGATGATGGATCGACAGTGGCACTCCATGAAAGCAACTGCCCAGCGAATGCGTAAACATTTGGGGCGGTGGCAGAGCAAAGAACGAAAAGTAACGTTGGAGGATTTGGGGGCTGTACTCCCATTAACTCCCAAAAAAAAGAGGACTCAATACAAAAAGTAA
- a CDS encoding MBL fold metallo-hydrolase: MFKSEIKSKMGEDISILVKKDNHPWNYICECGDASDLTVKEVQNTKAIFISHTHIDHFINFDTIIRHQIGIQRRVIVCGPKGIAAQVQAKLKGYTWNLVDAGAIVYEIREIQSEQAIKVFEVVPPLWDLKEVGMMVGNTIFDDSSFVVSCLILDHKTPSIAYQFKERDTIKIDLTKSNFGGGQWIKELKVAFEQKLKNQSILIEGKAHKAEDLFHLLYVQKGDSLGIIMDHAANAANHAKIKQHFFQCEKVFIESFYKNEDQEQAKLNFHSYASMSAKVMREAAVKIAIPVHFSRKYKKKEVSELLEEFKQVFEAKE; the protein is encoded by the coding sequence ATGTTCAAATCAGAAATAAAGAGTAAAATGGGAGAAGATATTTCCATTTTGGTCAAAAAAGACAATCATCCATGGAATTATATTTGTGAATGTGGAGATGCTAGTGATTTAACCGTTAAAGAGGTACAGAATACCAAGGCAATCTTTATCAGTCATACCCATATTGATCATTTTATTAATTTTGATACGATTATTCGGCATCAGATTGGCATCCAAAGGAGAGTGATTGTCTGTGGACCCAAGGGCATTGCTGCGCAGGTTCAGGCAAAACTTAAGGGGTATACTTGGAATCTTGTTGATGCAGGAGCGATTGTGTATGAGATTAGAGAAATTCAATCCGAACAAGCAATTAAAGTTTTTGAAGTGGTACCTCCCTTGTGGGATTTGAAAGAGGTGGGCATGATGGTAGGCAATACAATCTTTGATGACTCCTCGTTTGTGGTTTCTTGTCTTATTTTGGATCATAAAACGCCATCGATTGCCTATCAATTTAAAGAAAGGGATACCATAAAAATAGATTTGACAAAGAGTAATTTTGGTGGGGGGCAGTGGATCAAAGAACTTAAGGTCGCCTTTGAACAAAAATTAAAAAATCAATCCATTTTAATAGAGGGAAAAGCACATAAGGCAGAAGATTTATTTCATCTTTTATATGTACAAAAAGGTGACTCTTTAGGAATTATCATGGATCATGCTGCCAATGCTGCCAATCACGCTAAGATAAAACAGCATTTCTTTCAATGTGAAAAAGTATTTATTGAAAGTTTTTATAAAAATGAAGACCAAGAGCAGGCAAAACTTAATTTTCATAGCTATGCTTCTATGTCTGCTAAGGTGATGCGTGAAGCAGCGGTTAAAATAGCAATTCCTGTTCACTTCTCTCGAAAATATAAAAAAAAGGAAGTATCTGAACTGCTAGAAGAATTCAAGCAGGTATTTGAAGCGAAGGAATGA
- a CDS encoding helix-turn-helix domain-containing protein, which translates to MEKTTITTIDCQNMQIAASVEAHVVEPHSIYYPSNVLFYVQRGQLNLEVNQKLHTIKKGAFALIRKYTHGQCFKTWGENEGSAKMIAFILQDEFLQKVIEKVGVKPTKLAPVEQIVDLPYNVLLKGLMDSIWTYIEGNLQLDRSMVELKTMEALLAVTQSRPDLVPILKDYTRVERADLENFVRHNFMYNISLEKLAKMSGRSLSTFNRDFKALFQKPPHQWIKQQRLELARSLLLQTHKMPSDVYLEVGFEDLAHFSRSFKKYFGENPSEIKKMAH; encoded by the coding sequence ATGGAAAAGACAACAATTACAACCATAGATTGCCAGAATATGCAAATTGCTGCCTCTGTAGAAGCACATGTTGTAGAACCGCATTCTATTTATTATCCAAGCAATGTTTTATTTTATGTGCAACGAGGACAACTAAATTTAGAAGTCAATCAGAAGTTACACACCATAAAAAAAGGAGCTTTTGCATTGATTCGAAAATATACGCATGGGCAATGTTTTAAAACATGGGGAGAAAATGAAGGTAGTGCCAAGATGATTGCCTTTATTTTACAAGATGAATTTTTGCAAAAGGTAATAGAAAAGGTAGGAGTAAAGCCAACAAAATTAGCGCCTGTCGAGCAAATTGTTGACCTACCTTATAATGTCTTATTAAAAGGGTTGATGGATTCTATTTGGACTTATATAGAAGGTAATTTACAATTGGATCGTTCTATGGTTGAGTTAAAAACAATGGAAGCTTTGTTGGCCGTCACTCAGTCTCGCCCCGATTTGGTGCCTATTTTAAAAGATTATACAAGAGTAGAGCGAGCCGATTTAGAAAACTTTGTACGACATAATTTTATGTATAATATCTCCTTGGAGAAACTGGCAAAGATGTCTGGTCGAAGCCTTTCTACATTTAATAGAGATTTTAAAGCGCTTTTTCAAAAACCGCCTCATCAGTGGATTAAACAACAGCGTTTGGAATTGGCAAGAAGCTTATTGCTTCAAACGCATAAAATGCCCTCGGATGTGTACTTAGAGGTAGGCTTTGAAGACTTAGCGCATTTTAGCCGCTCTTTTAAGAAGTATTTTGGCGAAAATCCTTCCGAGATAAAAAAAATGGCTCACTAG
- a CDS encoding winged helix-turn-helix transcriptional regulator codes for MKNKIEPCPVTEAIKIIGGKWRLQIIYQIGYEKRRFGELKRLIPTISEKMLIQELKKLTEFGIIHRKAYREIPPRVEYSITELGMDIFPIIEQIKTFGQKRIELNNP; via the coding sequence ATGAAAAATAAAATAGAGCCATGCCCTGTTACAGAGGCAATAAAAATAATTGGTGGTAAATGGCGGTTACAAATTATTTATCAGATTGGGTATGAAAAGAGAAGATTTGGAGAACTGAAACGTTTAATTCCTACAATTAGCGAAAAAATGCTAATCCAAGAGCTTAAGAAATTGACAGAATTTGGGATTATACATAGAAAGGCCTATCGAGAAATTCCACCTAGAGTAGAATATTCTATAACAGAATTAGGAATGGATATTTTCCCAATTATAGAACAAATAAAAACCTTTGGGCAAAAAAGAATTGAACTAAACAATCCATAA
- a CDS encoding SDR family oxidoreductase — protein sequence MNKKVFVAAATGFQGGAIASSLIEQGYSIRTLARKKETNDFEREGIEVHIGDWADAHDLSNALKDVKAAVYTFPLIFELEKAISYTQNFIQSCEKNAVDLVVFNTGFDLPKEKTGLLALDLKLEIKALFDASNLKVITLMPDVYIDNLAAPWSIPVILEHGILPYPIPTQTKIPWLSHVDLANYVVAALQRPELAGETLAIGGNLWTGEEIAAAIGKKINKEIKFVGLSADDFEQQLLPAFGAVPAKEISNLYRYLRKNYERIIAKGFAQTQTLLSVRPQTLTEWVASINWEG from the coding sequence ATGAACAAAAAAGTATTTGTTGCTGCTGCAACAGGATTCCAAGGTGGGGCTATTGCTTCAAGTTTAATAGAACAAGGTTATTCTATTCGTACTTTAGCACGTAAAAAAGAAACCAATGATTTTGAGCGAGAGGGGATTGAGGTGCACATAGGAGATTGGGCAGATGCCCATGATTTATCGAATGCATTAAAAGATGTCAAGGCGGCTGTATACACCTTTCCTCTAATCTTTGAGTTAGAAAAAGCGATCAGTTATACCCAAAATTTTATTCAATCTTGCGAAAAGAATGCGGTCGATTTAGTGGTCTTTAATACAGGTTTTGATTTGCCCAAGGAAAAAACAGGGTTGCTTGCTCTTGACCTCAAGCTTGAAATCAAAGCTCTTTTTGATGCTTCTAACCTCAAGGTCATCACATTGATGCCAGATGTTTATATTGATAATCTAGCGGCTCCTTGGTCAATTCCCGTAATTTTAGAGCATGGGATTTTGCCTTATCCTATTCCTACTCAAACTAAGATACCTTGGTTGAGTCATGTTGATTTGGCAAATTATGTAGTGGCAGCCCTCCAACGACCAGAATTGGCAGGAGAAACCTTAGCAATAGGTGGAAATCTATGGACAGGAGAAGAGATTGCAGCAGCCATTGGCAAGAAAATAAATAAGGAAATCAAATTTGTTGGATTGTCAGCAGATGATTTTGAGCAGCAGCTATTACCTGCTTTTGGTGCTGTCCCTGCCAAGGAAATTTCAAATTTGTATCGTTATTTAAGGAAGAATTACGAACGAATTATAGCCAAAGGCTTCGCTCAAACACAAACCTTATTGTCCGTTAGACCGCAAACATTAACAGAATGGGTAGCATCTATCAATTGGGAAGGGTAG
- the accC gene encoding acetyl-CoA carboxylase biotin carboxylase subunit, translating to MKKILVANRGEIAMRVMRTCREMGIKTVAVYSEADRNAPHVRYADEAICLGPAPSNQSYLLGDKIISVAKELGVEGIHPGYGFLSENAVFAQQVTDAGIAFIGPKPHAIEMMGSKLAAKEAAKANNIPLVPGTEEAIEDPELAKKIALEIGFPILIKASAGGGGKGMRVVKNIEELDEQMERAISEALSAFGDGSVFIEKYVTSPRHIEIQVLADSHGNVIHLFERECSIQRRHQKVIEEAPSIVLTPELRQAMGECAVRVAQLCDYVGAGTVEFLLEDNTNFYFLEMNTRLQVEHPVTELISGVDLVKQQILIARGEVLSIQQEELKILGHSLELRVYAEDPTNNFLPSIGKLSTYEIPKGTGVRVDDGFEEGMDIPIYYDPMIAKLITYGKDREEAIQRMLRAIEEYHIDGCETTLSFGTYVLQHDAFVSGNFDTNFVNKHFDPETLKQSNEGEAQLAAQLAAYLMDNNKQQAVETVDSNNKSSKWAARRWS from the coding sequence ATGAAAAAGATACTTGTCGCCAATCGAGGAGAAATTGCCATGCGTGTTATGCGTACTTGCCGTGAAATGGGCATCAAAACGGTTGCAGTTTATTCTGAAGCCGATCGAAATGCACCACATGTTCGCTATGCTGATGAAGCAATTTGTTTAGGGCCTGCCCCATCCAATCAATCTTATCTTCTTGGTGACAAAATCATATCCGTAGCCAAAGAATTAGGAGTTGAAGGAATTCACCCTGGATATGGTTTCTTGAGTGAGAATGCTGTTTTTGCTCAACAAGTAACAGATGCAGGAATTGCTTTTATTGGTCCCAAGCCACATGCCATTGAAATGATGGGTAGCAAACTCGCCGCCAAGGAAGCAGCAAAAGCCAATAATATTCCCTTGGTTCCTGGTACAGAAGAAGCAATAGAAGATCCTGAGTTGGCCAAAAAGATTGCCTTAGAAATAGGTTTTCCTATTCTGATAAAAGCATCTGCTGGTGGTGGTGGAAAAGGGATGCGTGTTGTAAAAAACATTGAGGAACTAGACGAACAAATGGAACGTGCGATTTCTGAAGCCTTGTCTGCTTTTGGAGATGGTTCTGTTTTTATTGAGAAATATGTTACTTCTCCTCGCCATATTGAGATACAAGTACTAGCCGACAGCCATGGCAATGTAATTCATTTATTTGAACGAGAATGCTCGATTCAACGTCGTCACCAAAAAGTGATTGAAGAAGCACCATCTATTGTTTTGACCCCAGAACTGCGTCAAGCAATGGGCGAATGTGCCGTTCGTGTTGCTCAACTTTGCGATTATGTTGGTGCTGGTACCGTTGAGTTTTTGCTGGAAGATAACACCAACTTCTATTTCCTAGAAATGAATACTCGTTTGCAGGTAGAACATCCTGTAACTGAATTGATTTCGGGCGTAGACTTGGTTAAGCAGCAAATTTTGATTGCGAGAGGAGAAGTTTTGAGCATCCAGCAAGAAGAATTAAAAATCTTAGGGCATTCTCTTGAATTGCGTGTTTATGCAGAGGATCCTACCAATAATTTCTTGCCTAGTATTGGTAAGTTAAGCACCTACGAAATTCCTAAAGGAACAGGTGTCCGAGTTGATGATGGATTTGAGGAAGGCATGGACATTCCAATTTATTACGATCCTATGATTGCCAAATTGATTACCTATGGCAAAGATAGAGAAGAAGCCATACAACGTATGTTGCGTGCTATTGAAGAGTACCATATTGATGGCTGCGAAACTACGCTTTCTTTTGGTACTTATGTACTACAGCACGATGCCTTTGTTTCTGGTAATTTTGACACGAATTTTGTGAACAAACACTTTGATCCAGAAACACTCAAACAATCCAATGAAGGAGAAGCTCAATTAGCCGCTCAATTAGCCGCTTATTTGATGGATAATAATAAACAACAAGCTGTTGAAACAGTTGATTCTAATAATAAAAGTTCTAAATGGGCAGCTCGTAGATGGAGCTAA
- a CDS encoding DsbA family protein, protein MKNYQLIYYYDALCGWCYGFSPVMSEIYGKYHQKMDFDVVSGGLFLGDRVGAIGQVAPYIKAGAYKQVEALTGVKFGKAFLEGPLESGTMVLNSLYPATALCVVKEHYPSKTMEFSSLLQKAIYRDGMEIEDWATYSNYAAQIGLDSADFYQKLLDPIYQQKAMQDFETWEAEGLSGFPAVVLVTKEKRILLSSGYVKYDELEKRLSNYLNQ, encoded by the coding sequence ATGAAAAATTATCAATTGATTTATTATTACGATGCCCTTTGTGGTTGGTGTTATGGTTTTAGTCCTGTTATGAGCGAAATTTATGGAAAATACCACCAAAAAATGGATTTTGATGTGGTGAGTGGCGGTTTGTTTTTAGGGGATCGAGTAGGGGCAATTGGTCAAGTTGCTCCCTATATCAAGGCAGGAGCTTATAAACAAGTAGAAGCATTAACAGGGGTTAAATTTGGCAAGGCTTTTTTAGAAGGACCTTTAGAGAGCGGAACGATGGTCTTAAATTCTCTATATCCCGCCACTGCTCTATGCGTTGTAAAAGAGCATTATCCATCAAAAACAATGGAATTTTCAAGTCTTTTACAAAAGGCAATTTATAGAGATGGAATGGAGATAGAAGACTGGGCAACCTATTCTAACTATGCGGCTCAAATAGGATTAGACTCTGCCGACTTTTACCAAAAGTTATTGGATCCTATTTATCAACAAAAAGCAATGCAAGACTTTGAAACTTGGGAGGCAGAAGGTCTTAGTGGTTTTCCTGCTGTTGTATTAGTAACTAAGGAGAAGCGAATTTTACTGTCCAGTGGTTATGTCAAGTATGATGAATTGGAGAAAAGGTTAAGTAATTACTTGAATCAATAA
- a CDS encoding SDR family NAD(P)-dependent oxidoreductase, with protein MAKTALITGASSGIGKELACIHAEQKGNLVLVARRADKLMELKHKLEATYNIKVTVIAKDLTLPNAAQEIYDELKQVGVEIDYLINNAGFGGLGKFHEREWEKDLAMINLNIVALTALTRLFLPDFVKRNSGKILNVSSTASLMPGPLQAVYYATKAYVTFFSNAIAEELHDTNISVTNLMPGATATEFGQVSGMNKTSLFEKAISARVVAEEGYKGMLKGTLDVISGLTFPQKIMISMIPFTPKKTLLTQIRKLQEVK; from the coding sequence ATGGCAAAGACAGCATTAATCACTGGCGCAAGCAGTGGCATCGGAAAAGAGTTGGCCTGTATCCATGCAGAGCAAAAAGGAAATTTGGTTTTAGTGGCTAGGAGAGCGGATAAATTAATGGAACTTAAACATAAATTAGAAGCGACATATAACATTAAAGTTACTGTTATTGCAAAAGATTTAACGCTTCCTAATGCCGCCCAAGAAATCTATGATGAACTAAAACAAGTAGGAGTGGAAATTGATTATTTAATCAACAACGCAGGTTTTGGAGGATTGGGCAAATTTCATGAACGAGAATGGGAAAAAGATCTAGCAATGATTAATTTAAATATTGTTGCATTGACGGCATTGACTCGATTATTTTTGCCTGATTTTGTTAAACGCAACAGCGGAAAAATACTCAATGTTTCTTCTACAGCTAGCCTAATGCCTGGCCCTTTGCAAGCGGTTTATTATGCTACAAAAGCGTATGTAACCTTCTTTTCAAATGCAATCGCAGAGGAATTGCACGATACCAATATTAGCGTTACTAATTTGATGCCTGGGGCAACAGCAACAGAGTTTGGGCAGGTTTCTGGTATGAATAAAACTTCTTTGTTTGAAAAAGCAATAAGTGCTAGAGTCGTAGCAGAAGAGGGGTATAAAGGAATGCTAAAAGGAACCTTAGATGTAATTTCAGGGCTAACCTTTCCTCAAAAAATAATGATTTCTATGATTCCATTTACTCCCAAAAAGACCTTATTGACACAAATTAGAAAACTACAAGAAGTAAAATAA
- a CDS encoding T9SS type A sorting domain-containing protein produces the protein MNYKKILTIAPSYWGCIRLCFLFTSCFFFLGTGTIQATHISGGEFSYECLGNDQYRIKLSLYRDCSGVGMPTQETININSANCGASLGNVTLSLDTMYEVFAPQTCACPGWATTCSGGMLPGTEVYIYCGIVTLPQTCTDWMVSWSSCCRNSSISNLTSTGNMYIEAMINNTICNSSPVFTISPIAYLEAGECYNYSYGVLDPEGDSLHYALTCPLQGANNCISNIAGLSPTQPFYTNPANSLGFDQSTGQMTFCLDSSQSQFAITAITVYQILNGDTIGYVQRDAAFIVYNNAIANAPVAVATSPNAVSGGTYNVANNSFEVCAGQALSFEIIAYDPEGNPVLIDSSNTNLDRMVGAGNWSIVLDTAGGYRPDSVRALIQINTSTAQVGSNVITITLTDNAAPFKGAQLLNYGLNVMGIKSFIDKREIDTITDCSAPAAAIVDTYCPGGALSIPLNSKAVSSNGMGTYSWGQVSGVAVTFSDSTIANPIVHIPTTTQNGDSIVLEVTYTSGTCVVTDEVVIYFENLPLGLILNSSSVVLCPNGQQDSVLLSTDFANGNALGGSYTWTATPANYLTSLTNTNSATSLAILSGNPNDSVTYQVNYANGLCVDSADITLYWRPGFLQLTTSADTVCSGDTIPLMAVLTDTLFSIDSMGCNNYQVDSILFAPVVGTGTNVSLGDDAFSANLPIGFDFDFYCNTYNQFRISSNGFITFDLAGTSASSTGCCAGQVLPDASIPNNLIALAWEDLNPSNGGAIDYFTVGTSPNRQLVINFTNVSRFGGANAVTAQIVLHESTNLIDIYTISVLPDGATTQGIENIDGTMGLAVPGRNGSVWSATNDAYRFTPNNTASFGPITYNWMPSNSLNNSSIYNPNANPFGTTNYKVVVDEGGCVRTDSIEITVLSDLSAPIMNCGLATTPTSAVLFEWGQVMGATAWEYSLDSGVTWTTVPLQDSSLLVNGLLQGTCYQILVRALGGSGICPNNMIAALSCCTNTLNAVITQNGTTLTAQEAGPNIIYQWIDCGNGNSFIMGATGQSFTPTANGNYAVMISDGINSITSTCTNVNVIAINQLKEELGLTCYPNPTNGWLYIEKAFVEAIEVKILDNMGRTLLTTNTTQKKMGIDLSEYPVGVYFVTIGNAQKYITQKVIKQ, from the coding sequence ATGAATTACAAAAAAATCTTAACGATAGCGCCAAGTTATTGGGGCTGTATTCGTCTATGCTTCCTTTTTACTAGCTGTTTTTTTTTCTTAGGAACAGGAACCATTCAAGCGACTCATATTTCAGGTGGTGAATTTTCCTATGAATGTCTAGGGAACGACCAATATCGAATCAAGTTGTCATTGTATAGAGATTGCAGTGGTGTTGGGATGCCGACTCAAGAGACCATCAACATTAACTCTGCAAATTGTGGAGCTTCTTTAGGCAATGTTACGTTATCTTTGGATACCATGTACGAAGTATTTGCCCCTCAAACCTGTGCTTGCCCAGGCTGGGCGACTACTTGTTCTGGCGGCATGCTCCCTGGCACAGAAGTTTATATTTACTGTGGGATTGTTACTTTACCCCAGACTTGCACAGATTGGATGGTGAGTTGGTCTAGTTGCTGCCGAAATAGTTCTATCTCTAACTTAACCAGTACAGGAAATATGTATATCGAGGCAATGATTAACAATACCATTTGCAATAGTTCTCCTGTTTTTACGATTAGTCCAATTGCTTATTTGGAAGCAGGAGAATGTTACAATTATAGTTATGGCGTACTGGACCCCGAAGGTGATAGCTTACATTATGCCTTGACTTGTCCATTGCAAGGCGCTAACAACTGTATTTCTAATATTGCTGGTTTATCTCCTACTCAGCCCTTTTATACAAATCCTGCCAATTCTCTGGGATTTGATCAAAGCACAGGGCAAATGACCTTTTGTTTAGATTCTAGTCAATCGCAATTTGCCATAACTGCCATAACGGTCTATCAAATTTTGAATGGGGATACCATTGGTTATGTTCAACGGGATGCCGCATTTATCGTTTATAATAATGCCATAGCTAATGCTCCCGTTGCTGTTGCTACAAGCCCCAATGCAGTTTCTGGCGGCACCTATAATGTAGCTAATAATTCTTTTGAAGTTTGTGCTGGGCAGGCGCTTTCTTTTGAAATAATAGCGTACGATCCAGAAGGGAATCCTGTTTTAATAGATTCTAGCAATACCAATTTAGACCGTATGGTTGGTGCGGGAAACTGGAGCATTGTACTGGATACAGCGGGAGGATATCGCCCTGATAGTGTTCGAGCTTTGATACAAATCAATACCTCAACAGCTCAGGTAGGTTCTAATGTTATAACTATAACGCTCACCGATAATGCAGCCCCTTTTAAAGGTGCACAACTATTAAATTATGGTTTGAATGTAATGGGGATAAAAAGCTTTATTGATAAAAGAGAAATAGACACGATAACAGATTGTTCAGCACCCGCAGCTGCTATTGTTGATACTTATTGTCCAGGAGGAGCGCTGAGTATTCCACTTAATAGCAAAGCCGTTAGTTCTAATGGAATGGGAACATATAGCTGGGGGCAAGTTAGTGGCGTTGCGGTTACCTTTTCTGATAGTACCATTGCCAATCCTATTGTTCATATCCCTACAACTACTCAAAACGGCGATTCTATTGTTTTAGAGGTTACTTATACTTCGGGGACTTGTGTGGTTACAGATGAAGTCGTTATTTATTTTGAAAATTTACCATTAGGTTTGATTCTAAATTCATCGAGTGTTGTTTTGTGTCCCAATGGACAACAAGATAGCGTTTTATTGTCTACCGATTTTGCCAATGGTAATGCATTGGGAGGTAGTTATACTTGGACGGCGACACCTGCTAATTATCTAACTAGCTTGACGAATACTAATAGTGCTACCTCTTTGGCAATATTGAGCGGCAACCCCAATGATTCGGTTACCTATCAGGTTAATTATGCCAATGGTCTGTGTGTAGACTCTGCGGATATAACCTTATATTGGCGACCAGGCTTCTTGCAATTAACGACTAGTGCTGATACCGTTTGTTCTGGAGATACCATACCGTTAATGGCAGTGCTTACCGATACTCTTTTCTCTATAGACTCGATGGGGTGCAATAATTATCAGGTAGACTCTATTCTCTTTGCGCCTGTTGTGGGAACTGGGACGAATGTATCATTAGGGGACGATGCTTTTTCTGCAAATTTACCCATAGGATTTGATTTTGATTTTTATTGTAATACCTATAATCAATTCAGAATTAGCTCCAATGGTTTTATTACTTTTGATTTGGCTGGCACGAGTGCTAGTAGTACTGGATGTTGTGCTGGACAAGTATTGCCCGATGCTTCTATACCTAATAATCTAATTGCACTTGCTTGGGAAGACTTAAATCCTAGCAATGGAGGAGCAATAGACTATTTTACAGTAGGGACTAGCCCTAATCGCCAATTGGTGATTAATTTTACGAATGTATCTAGGTTTGGAGGTGCCAATGCTGTTACCGCTCAAATTGTCTTGCACGAATCAACCAATCTTATTGACATATACACCATTAGTGTTTTGCCAGATGGAGCAACCACCCAAGGAATTGAAAATATAGATGGAACCATGGGACTGGCAGTGCCAGGAAGGAATGGAAGCGTTTGGTCAGCGACTAATGACGCTTATCGTTTTACGCCTAACAATACAGCTTCTTTTGGACCTATTACCTATAATTGGATGCCTAGTAATAGTTTAAATAATTCCTCCATTTACAATCCTAATGCCAATCCATTTGGAACAACTAATTATAAGGTAGTAGTTGATGAAGGGGGCTGTGTAAGGACAGATTCTATTGAGATTACAGTATTGAGTGATCTTAGCGCTCCTATCATGAATTGTGGTTTGGCTACAACGCCAACGAGTGCTGTTCTTTTTGAGTGGGGGCAAGTAATGGGAGCAACGGCTTGGGAATATAGCTTGGACTCTGGGGTAACATGGACGACTGTTCCTTTGCAAGATAGCTCTTTGTTAGTAAATGGATTATTGCAAGGAACTTGTTATCAAATTCTGGTGCGTGCCTTAGGTGGATCGGGTATTTGTCCAAATAATATGATTGCAGCTTTGAGTTGTTGTACCAATACGTTGAACGCTGTTATAACTCAAAATGGAACGACCCTAACGGCTCAGGAAGCAGGTCCTAATATTATTTACCAATGGATTGATTGTGGCAATGGAAATTCCTTTATCATGGGAGCAACAGGGCAGAGTTTTACCCCAACAGCGAATGGAAATTATGCCGTGATGATTAGCGATGGCATCAATTCTATTACCTCAACTTGCACCAATGTAAATGTTATTGCTATTAACCAATTAAAAGAAGAATTAGGACTCACTTGTTATCCTAATCCAACAAATGGATGGTTATACATTGAAAAAGCCTTTGTTGAAGCAATTGAAGTGAAAATATTGGATAATATGGGACGAACCTTATTAACAACCAATACTACTCAAAAGAAAATGGGTATAGATTTAAGCGAATATCCTGTTGGAGTTTATTTTGTAACAATAGGAAACGCTCAAAAATACATTACTCAAAAAGTGATTAAACAATAA